The following are encoded in a window of Diorhabda sublineata isolate icDioSubl1.1 chromosome 5, icDioSubl1.1, whole genome shotgun sequence genomic DNA:
- the LOC130443704 gene encoding acyl carrier protein, mitochondrial isoform X2: MAGLFVKTFRTVVRSSLGVRSFATRPVAITLANKCNDKLQNSLQMKSSSINSVQTRFYSPEMKKVKPTEDEIKERVLKVCASYDKVTADKLTLQSHFINDLGLDSLDHVEVIMAMEDEFGFEIPDADAEKLLKPADIVRYVGDKEDIYE, encoded by the exons ATGGCCGGATTATTCGTTAAAACTTTTCGTACAGTTGTAAGAAGCTCTTTAGGTGTACGATCTTTCGCCACACGACCGGTAGCAATAACGTTGGCAAATAAATGTAATGATAAactacaaaattctctacaaatgaAATCAAGTTCTATAAACTCCGTACAg aCTCGGTTTTACTCACCAGAAATGAAAAAAGTCAAACCTACTGAAGACGAAATCAAAGAGAGGGTGCTGAAAGTGTGTGCTTCATATGATAAAGTAACTGCAGATAAg tTGACTCTACAATCTCATTTCATCAATGACTTAGGATTAGATTCACTAGATCATGTAGAAGTTATAATGGCAATGGAGGACGAATTCGGTTTTGAAATTCCAGATGCTGATGctgaaaaattgttgaaaccTGCAGATATTGTGAGATATGTTGGAGATAAAGAagatatatatgaataa
- the LOC130443704 gene encoding acyl carrier protein, mitochondrial isoform X1 has product MAGLFVKTFRTVVRSSLGVRSFATRPVAITLANKCNDKLQNSLQMKSSSINSVQRFVRPQERSYSSKPPLTLQLISDRVLLVLKLYDKINPEKLTLQSHFINDLGLDSLDHVEVIMAMEDEFGFEIPDADAEKLLKPADIVRYVGDKEDIYE; this is encoded by the exons ATGGCCGGATTATTCGTTAAAACTTTTCGTACAGTTGTAAGAAGCTCTTTAGGTGTACGATCTTTCGCCACACGACCGGTAGCAATAACGTTGGCAAATAAATGTAATGATAAactacaaaattctctacaaatgaAATCAAGTTCTATAAACTCCGTACAg aGATTTGTTAGACCACAAGAACGAAGTTACAGTTCTAAGCCACCGCTGACTTTGCAACTCATTTCAGATAGAGTCCTGTTAGTGTTAAAATTGTATGACAAAATTAACCCTGAAAAG tTGACTCTACAATCTCATTTCATCAATGACTTAGGATTAGATTCACTAGATCATGTAGAAGTTATAATGGCAATGGAGGACGAATTCGGTTTTGAAATTCCAGATGCTGATGctgaaaaattgttgaaaccTGCAGATATTGTGAGATATGTTGGAGATAAAGAagatatatatgaataa